One part of the Ranitomeya imitator isolate aRanImi1 chromosome 10, aRanImi1.pri, whole genome shotgun sequence genome encodes these proteins:
- the EPS8L1 gene encoding epidermal growth factor receptor kinase substrate 8-like protein 1 isoform X1, which yields MSSSPRLNGVSKPNAKSIYEQRKKYSNVIMADVSQYQVNHLVTFTIDEEDDVHTVEDAIRKLSMMDAKGRIWIQEMVLQVNSSSVKLLDVDSKEELEVFLIPAIQRCNTFLPENRHRSLLALVCQERYQPRPDVHFFQCDDIGVELICEDINSAVSDSKTGDNAKRPAALRNTQEKISQQSTSGSNSYLPQTSWKPQTHYITPAEILQRESQRRAGKPSNSSLNPQIIINPVPQMQQQSGSSAKDDLYSQVIRQEKSLQIPQNPQMQQKSSPGGQSFVDEDTQDPMAVRAGREVDLLNHCFDDIEIFMANLQKSAEAFKVLNHRKKSRRSKKPEAGEGLLTLRAKPPKMEDYEEAARKFKYSFCLLARLRSNIMNPSSVELVHFLFGPLKTLVDSSGGADMAASIQSPMLTKEAVGLLKECLDDQELELWNSLGPNWTRPRLEFPRDYCEPYTPTFKSGWVPSNSDGKPWEDPVELQHRHEELRSQQSSPQVHRKPLTPVLNGHKETDDRCVSCTYDFVARNSTELSVLQGEVLEVLDDSKKWWKVQNRFGQIGYVPYNILSPVTAAELNKSKQNGIPPGSPTKKTQPPTPPKKPSKSSLISPGQWDTIDSQHPEQNLTTQDKFDRINSMNEELLLRLANGRTVPQKSLNIHKMSDTSIPLTDESSPTEVSSWLQAKGFNTLTVKSLGVLNGAQLFSLRKDEFRAVSPDEGARVYSQVMVQKALLEDSKKISELEAVMERQKKKVDSELEKGSL from the exons AACAAAGGAAGAAATACTCAAATGTCATCATGGCAGATGTGTCACAATACCAAGTGAAT CATTTGGTGACTTTCACAATCGATGAAGAAGATGATGTCCACACTGTGGAAGATGCAATTCGGAAACTTAGCATGATGGATGCCAAAGGCAGAATCTGGATACAGGAGATGGTGCTGCAAGTCAACAGTTCCAGTGTTAAACTTCTAGATGTGGATTCCAAG GAGGAGCTGGAAGTTTTTTTGATCCCCGCCATCCAACGTTGCAATACTTTTCTCCCGGAAAATAGGCATCGATCTCTGTTGGCGTTAGTTTGCCAGGAGAGATACCAACCCAGACCTGATGTTCACTTCTTTCAGTGTGATGATATTGGG GTGGAGTTGATTTGTGAAGATATTAATAGTGCCGTGTCTGATTCCAAAACCGGAGACAACGCCAAGAGACCTGCAGCCCTTCG GAACACCCAAGAGAAGATAAGTCAGCAAAGCACAAGTGGCTCCAACTCCTACTTGCCTCAAACATCATGGAAGCCCCAGACACACTACATCACCCCAGCAGAGATCCTGCAGCGGGAATCACAGCGCAGAGCCGGAAAACCCTCAAActcatcactgaaccctcaaatCATTATCAATCCAGTTCCACAGATGCAGCAGCAGTCAGGCAGTTCCGCCAAG gatgATCTTTACAGCCAAGTGATACGACAAGAAAAGAGCTTGCAAATCCcacagaatccacaaatgcaaCAGAAAAGTAGTCCGGGAGGACAGTCATTTG TTGATGAGGACACCCAAGACCCTATGGCTGTCAGAGCTGGACGGGAAGTG GATCTGCTGAATCACTGCTTTGATGACATTGAGATCTTCATGGCGAATCTCCAGAAGTCGGCGGAAGCGTTTAAAGTCCTAAATCATAGGAAGAAGTCGAGAAGGAGCAAGAAACCAGAAGCTGGAG aggGATTGTTGACTCTTCGAGCCaaaccccccaaaatggaagattatGAAGAAGCTGCCCGGAAATTCAAGTACAGCTTTTGTCTACTG GCCAGACTTAGAAGCAACATTATGAATCCCAGTTCGGTTGAGCTTGTTCACTTCTTATTTGGACCACTGAAAACC CTGGTGGACAGTTCCGGAGGTGCGGACATGGCTGCTTCTATACAAAGTCCAATGCTCACCAAAGAAGCCGTCGGTCTGCTGAAGGAGTGCTTAGATGACCAAGAACTAGAATTATGGAATTCGTTGGGACCAAACTGGACCAGACCAAG ACTTGAATTCCCCCGGGACTATTGCGAGCCGTACACTCCCACGTTTAAGAGTGGCTGGGTCCCCAGTAATAGTGATGGAAAGCCATGGGAAGATCCTGTTGAGCTTCAGCATCGCCATGAAGAATTAAGGTCGCAG caatcaTCTCCTCAAGTTCATCGGAAGCCACTAACTCCAGTTCTGAATGG ccaCAAGGAGACAGACGACAGATGTGTGAGCTGCACGTATGATTTTGTTGCCAGGAACAGCACAGAGTTGTCAGTGTTACAGGGAGAAGTTCTGGAG GTTTTGGATGATTCCAAGAAGTGGTGGAAGGTGCAGAATCGCTTTGGGCAGATTGGTTACGTGCCTTACAATATACTTTCCCCAGTCACAGCCGCAGAACTTAACAAATCCAAACAAAATGGAATCCCACCCGGAAGCCCAACGAAG AAGACACAACCGCCAACACCTCCCAAAAAGCCatccaaatcaagtcttatcagccCCGGACAGTGGGACACCATAGACAGTCAACATCCAGAGCAGAATCTCACCACACAAG ATAAATTTGACAGAATAAACAGTATGAATGAAGAATTGCTGCTCAGGCTGGCCAATGGCCGAACAGTCCCACAGAAGAGTCTAAATATCCACAAGATGTCAGATACGTCCATACCTCTCACTGATGAGTCCAGCCCCACCGAGGTCTCCTCTTGGCTCCAGGCCAAAGGCTTTAACACATT gacAGTAAAATCCCTTGGGGTGTTAAATGGAGCCCAGTTGTTTTCTCTCCGGAAAGATGAGTTTAGAGCTGTGAGCCCCGACGAAGGAGCCCGAGTCTACAGCCAGGTCATGGTGCAGAAGGCTCTTCTTGAG GACTCTAAGAAGATCTCAGAGCTGGAGGCCGTGATGGAGAGACAAAAGAAAAAGGTGGACAGTGAACTTGAGAAAGGCAGCCTCTGA
- the EPS8L1 gene encoding epidermal growth factor receptor kinase substrate 8-like protein 1 isoform X2, giving the protein MADVSQYQVNHLVTFTIDEEDDVHTVEDAIRKLSMMDAKGRIWIQEMVLQVNSSSVKLLDVDSKEELEVFLIPAIQRCNTFLPENRHRSLLALVCQERYQPRPDVHFFQCDDIGVELICEDINSAVSDSKTGDNAKRPAALRNTQEKISQQSTSGSNSYLPQTSWKPQTHYITPAEILQRESQRRAGKPSNSSLNPQIIINPVPQMQQQSGSSAKDDLYSQVIRQEKSLQIPQNPQMQQKSSPGGQSFVDEDTQDPMAVRAGREVDLLNHCFDDIEIFMANLQKSAEAFKVLNHRKKSRRSKKPEAGEGLLTLRAKPPKMEDYEEAARKFKYSFCLLARLRSNIMNPSSVELVHFLFGPLKTLVDSSGGADMAASIQSPMLTKEAVGLLKECLDDQELELWNSLGPNWTRPRLEFPRDYCEPYTPTFKSGWVPSNSDGKPWEDPVELQHRHEELRSQQSSPQVHRKPLTPVLNGHKETDDRCVSCTYDFVARNSTELSVLQGEVLEVLDDSKKWWKVQNRFGQIGYVPYNILSPVTAAELNKSKQNGIPPGSPTKKTQPPTPPKKPSKSSLISPGQWDTIDSQHPEQNLTTQDKFDRINSMNEELLLRLANGRTVPQKSLNIHKMSDTSIPLTDESSPTEVSSWLQAKGFNTLTVKSLGVLNGAQLFSLRKDEFRAVSPDEGARVYSQVMVQKALLEDSKKISELEAVMERQKKKVDSELEKGSL; this is encoded by the exons ATGGCAGATGTGTCACAATACCAAGTGAAT CATTTGGTGACTTTCACAATCGATGAAGAAGATGATGTCCACACTGTGGAAGATGCAATTCGGAAACTTAGCATGATGGATGCCAAAGGCAGAATCTGGATACAGGAGATGGTGCTGCAAGTCAACAGTTCCAGTGTTAAACTTCTAGATGTGGATTCCAAG GAGGAGCTGGAAGTTTTTTTGATCCCCGCCATCCAACGTTGCAATACTTTTCTCCCGGAAAATAGGCATCGATCTCTGTTGGCGTTAGTTTGCCAGGAGAGATACCAACCCAGACCTGATGTTCACTTCTTTCAGTGTGATGATATTGGG GTGGAGTTGATTTGTGAAGATATTAATAGTGCCGTGTCTGATTCCAAAACCGGAGACAACGCCAAGAGACCTGCAGCCCTTCG GAACACCCAAGAGAAGATAAGTCAGCAAAGCACAAGTGGCTCCAACTCCTACTTGCCTCAAACATCATGGAAGCCCCAGACACACTACATCACCCCAGCAGAGATCCTGCAGCGGGAATCACAGCGCAGAGCCGGAAAACCCTCAAActcatcactgaaccctcaaatCATTATCAATCCAGTTCCACAGATGCAGCAGCAGTCAGGCAGTTCCGCCAAG gatgATCTTTACAGCCAAGTGATACGACAAGAAAAGAGCTTGCAAATCCcacagaatccacaaatgcaaCAGAAAAGTAGTCCGGGAGGACAGTCATTTG TTGATGAGGACACCCAAGACCCTATGGCTGTCAGAGCTGGACGGGAAGTG GATCTGCTGAATCACTGCTTTGATGACATTGAGATCTTCATGGCGAATCTCCAGAAGTCGGCGGAAGCGTTTAAAGTCCTAAATCATAGGAAGAAGTCGAGAAGGAGCAAGAAACCAGAAGCTGGAG aggGATTGTTGACTCTTCGAGCCaaaccccccaaaatggaagattatGAAGAAGCTGCCCGGAAATTCAAGTACAGCTTTTGTCTACTG GCCAGACTTAGAAGCAACATTATGAATCCCAGTTCGGTTGAGCTTGTTCACTTCTTATTTGGACCACTGAAAACC CTGGTGGACAGTTCCGGAGGTGCGGACATGGCTGCTTCTATACAAAGTCCAATGCTCACCAAAGAAGCCGTCGGTCTGCTGAAGGAGTGCTTAGATGACCAAGAACTAGAATTATGGAATTCGTTGGGACCAAACTGGACCAGACCAAG ACTTGAATTCCCCCGGGACTATTGCGAGCCGTACACTCCCACGTTTAAGAGTGGCTGGGTCCCCAGTAATAGTGATGGAAAGCCATGGGAAGATCCTGTTGAGCTTCAGCATCGCCATGAAGAATTAAGGTCGCAG caatcaTCTCCTCAAGTTCATCGGAAGCCACTAACTCCAGTTCTGAATGG ccaCAAGGAGACAGACGACAGATGTGTGAGCTGCACGTATGATTTTGTTGCCAGGAACAGCACAGAGTTGTCAGTGTTACAGGGAGAAGTTCTGGAG GTTTTGGATGATTCCAAGAAGTGGTGGAAGGTGCAGAATCGCTTTGGGCAGATTGGTTACGTGCCTTACAATATACTTTCCCCAGTCACAGCCGCAGAACTTAACAAATCCAAACAAAATGGAATCCCACCCGGAAGCCCAACGAAG AAGACACAACCGCCAACACCTCCCAAAAAGCCatccaaatcaagtcttatcagccCCGGACAGTGGGACACCATAGACAGTCAACATCCAGAGCAGAATCTCACCACACAAG ATAAATTTGACAGAATAAACAGTATGAATGAAGAATTGCTGCTCAGGCTGGCCAATGGCCGAACAGTCCCACAGAAGAGTCTAAATATCCACAAGATGTCAGATACGTCCATACCTCTCACTGATGAGTCCAGCCCCACCGAGGTCTCCTCTTGGCTCCAGGCCAAAGGCTTTAACACATT gacAGTAAAATCCCTTGGGGTGTTAAATGGAGCCCAGTTGTTTTCTCTCCGGAAAGATGAGTTTAGAGCTGTGAGCCCCGACGAAGGAGCCCGAGTCTACAGCCAGGTCATGGTGCAGAAGGCTCTTCTTGAG GACTCTAAGAAGATCTCAGAGCTGGAGGCCGTGATGGAGAGACAAAAGAAAAAGGTGGACAGTGAACTTGAGAAAGGCAGCCTCTGA